The following are encoded in a window of Leptodactylus fuscus isolate aLepFus1 chromosome 9, aLepFus1.hap2, whole genome shotgun sequence genomic DNA:
- the LOC142218697 gene encoding G2/mitotic-specific cyclin-B1-like codes for MSLRITRNMLSNAENNVKGGAGAKRALVTKPGLRPRTALGDIGNRADTRAPPKKDLKPTLKVSKKAKATEKAPEPKLLENVCPEVPEMAPSSPSPMETSGCLPDELCQAFSDVLIQVKDVDADDEGNPMLCSEYVKDIYLYLRSLEDSQSVKPNYLQGQEVTGNMRAILVDWLVQVQMKFRLLQETMFMTIGIIDRFLQVNPVPKNQLQLVGVTAMFLAAKYEEMYPPEIGDFTFVTDHTYTKAQIREMEMNILRVLKFAIGKPLPLHFLRRASKIGEVTAEQHNLAKYLMELVMVDYEMVHYPPSQIAAAAACLSLKVLSAGEWTPTLQHYTAYSEESLLPIMQHMAKNIVKVNKGLTKHLTVKNKYASSKQMKISLIPQLRSEVVMLLARPLIS; via the exons ATGTCTCTGAGGATCACACGG AACATGTTGTCCAATGCTGAGAACAATGTGAAGGGAGGAGCGGGGGCCAAGCGGGCCCTGGTGACTAAGCCCGGCCTGCGACCCCGGACTGCCTTGGGTGATATTGGGAACCGGGCGGATACAAGGGCGCCCCCGAAGAAG GATCTGAAACCAACCTTGAAAGTCTCCAAGAAAGCCAAAGCCACAGAGAAGGCGCCGGAGCCAAAACTGCTGGAAAATGTCTGCCCTGAAGTCCCAGAG ATGGCGCCCAGCTCCCCAAGTCCAATGGAAACATCTGGGTGTCTCCCAGATGAGTTGTGCCAAGCCTTTTCTGATGTCCTTATCCAAGTGAAGGATGTAGATGCAGATGATGAAGGGAACCCCATGCTGTGCAGTGAATATGTGAAGGACATCTACTTGTATCTCAGAAGCCTGGAG GATTCTCAGTCGGTAAAGCCAAACTATCTCCAAGGCCAGGAGGTGACTGGTAACATGCGTGCAATCCTTGTTGACTGGCTGGTCCAGGTGCAAATGAAGTTCCGGCTGCTACAGGAGACAATGTTCATGACAATTGGGATAATTGACCGATTTTTGCAG GTGAATCCAGTTCCCAAAAATCAGCTGCAGCTTGTTGGGGTGACAGCCATGTTTCTTGCTGCCAAGTATGAAGAGATGTACCCTCCTGAAATTGGAGACTTTACTTTTGTGACAGATCATACTTACACCAAGGCCCAAATCAGGGAGATGGAAATGAATATTCTCCGTGTACTGAAATTTGCGATCGGTAAACCACTGCCTCTGCACTTTCTCAGGAGAGCCTCGAAGATTGGAGAG GTCACTGCTGAGCAGCACAATTTAGCAAAATATCTAATGGAGCTGGTTATGGTGGACTATGAGATGGTGCACTACCCACCATCACAGATTGCTGCTGCGGCTGCCTGCCTGTCACTCAAGGTCCTTAGTGCTGGAGAATGG ACCCCAACGTTGCAGCACTATACAGCCTATTCAGAAGAGTCTCTACTTCCGATCATGCAGCATATGGCCAAGAATATAGTGAAGGTCAATAAGGGCCTCACCAAGCACCTG ACAGTGAAGAATAAATATGCAAGCAGCAAACAGATGAAGATCAGTCTCATCCCTCAGCTGCGGTCAGAGGTGGTTATGCTGCTGGCTCGTCCACTGATCTCCTGA